From a region of the Haematobia irritans isolate KBUSLIRL chromosome 4, ASM5000362v1, whole genome shotgun sequence genome:
- the LOC142233541 gene encoding angio-associated migratory cell protein, which produces MRLNTPPRPADIEDDAEEVYLDDDVPPEDDDLLEMEEVTLEELESRLGGDYESDDEGRKSPGRDDAAYTFQQHSAPVFACAFHPQNDLCATGGEDDKVYVWNRNNGEVVHEITEHKDTVIEVHFNHDGTYLASGDMAGELFLHKIQESSGSEEKEGTIVLRKVWEYSMGDMSWMRWHKASNVLMAGSEDGEIYVFRLPAGDCKILPGQGVRCESGDLTNDGKKLLASYNNGTVKLWDIKSSTVVMEIDESHPMAHQEGSTTVCCDKELPIYASGGESGKIVFSTPNGPVGTVQANGAVECLAFSPSPDFRMAASGTLGGQIAIWDYSKLSLRTQCDHPEDGITKIQWISDFTILVATLQGNVIAFDARTGQKKFDLSGHLAEVYSFAYNPKESLLLTVSEDNSAKIFKVPQLGD; this is translated from the exons ATGCGCCTAAATACACCTCCTCGTCCCGCAGATATTGAAGATGATGCAGAAGAAGTATACTTAGATGATGATGTCCCACCAGAAGACGATGATCTTTTAGAAATGGAGGAGGTAACTTTGGAAGAACTGGAATCAAGATTAGGTGGAGATTATGAGTCGGACGATGAGGGCCGCAAATCGCCTGGAAGGGATGATGCTGCATATACATTCCAGCAACATTCAGCACCGGTGTTTGCTTGTGCATTCCATCCACAAAATGACTTGTGCGCCACGGGTGGAGAAGATGATAAAGTGTATGTGTGGAATCGAAACAATGGAGAAGTTGTACATGAAATCACCGAACACAAAGACACTGTTATTGAAGTGCATTTCAACCATGATGGGACGTATTTGGCAAGTGGCGATATGGCTGGCGAACTGTTCTTGCATAAAATTCAAGAAAGCAGTGGTAGTGAGGAGAAAGAAGGTACCATAGTATTACGCAAAGTATGGGAGTACTCCATGGGCGACATGTCCTGGATGCGTTGGCATAAAGCATCCAATGTTTTAATGGCTGGCAGCGAAGATGGCGAAATTTATGTATTCCGCTTGCCAGCCGGCGACTGTAAGATACTTCCCGGTCAGGGTGTGCGCTGCGAATCAGGAGACCTTACAAATGACGGCAAGAAGTTATTAGCGTCTTATAATAATGGAACAGTAAAGCTATGGGACATTAAGTCCTCAACAGTTGTGATGGAAATTGATGAAAGCCATCCAATGGCTCACCAAGAGGGATCGACCACAGTTTGCTGCGACAAAGAGTTACCTATATACGCGTCGGGTGGTGAAAGTG GTAAAATTGTGTTTAGTACTCCAAATGGACCAGTTGGTACTGTACAAGCAAATGGCGCTGTCGAGTGTTTAGCATTTTCCCCATCTCCAGATTTTCGTATGGCAGCTAGTGGTACATTAGGTGGTCAAATTGCTATTTGGGACTACTCAAAGCTTAGTTTACGTACACAATGCGATCATCCAGAAGATGGAATTACTAA AATTCAATGGATCAGTGACTTTACTATACTAGTTGCTACGCTACAGGGAAATGTTATAGCTTTCGATGCCCGGACTGGTCAAAAGAAATTTGATTTGTCAGGCCATTTGGCTGAAGTTTACTCATTTGCTTATAATCCCAAAGAGTCTCTGTTGTTAACTGTGTCCGAAGATAATTcggctaaaatttttaaagtgccACAACTGGGCGATTAA